In Bacteroidota bacterium, a genomic segment contains:
- a CDS encoding beta-glucosidase, with protein MLGSDFGEDFLWGAATAAYQIEGAWNQDGKGPSVWDTFSHKKGKIKTGENGDDACDVYHRYPEDIALMQQMGLQNFRCSIAWSRVLPEGKGTPNEKGIDFYERMVDKALELGVKPWMTLYHWDLPQALEDKGGWVNRDILGHFAEYTDLMTRRLGDRVKDWMVLNEPLAFTSLGYLLGIHAPGRRSIRAFVRACHHAAMCQSEGGRIIRANVPNAHVGTTISASPIHPKEDKPKHIEAAKRVDALINRIFIDPACGLGYPTEDLPLIRSIHKHMEPGDAEKLAFEYDFIGLQYYTRQVVKSSLIPFIRANVVKPVKFGVAKEDLTDMGWEVYPEGIYTLLKRFAAMPTVKKIIVTENGVAFPDKVDGDHIHDPRRIQFLKDYLAQVLKAKQEGVNVAGYFVWSFMDNFEWAEGYMPRFGLVHVDYKTQQRRIKDSGNWFSEFIKK; from the coding sequence ATGTTGGGCAGCGACTTCGGGGAGGATTTCCTTTGGGGTGCAGCCACAGCGGCCTACCAAATCGAAGGCGCTTGGAACCAAGACGGCAAAGGCCCTTCGGTATGGGACACCTTCAGCCACAAAAAAGGGAAGATCAAAACCGGTGAAAATGGCGACGATGCCTGCGATGTTTACCACCGTTATCCCGAAGACATCGCGCTGATGCAGCAAATGGGCCTTCAGAATTTCCGGTGCTCGATCGCTTGGTCACGGGTTTTGCCAGAAGGAAAAGGCACGCCCAATGAAAAAGGAATCGACTTCTATGAGCGCATGGTGGACAAGGCCCTTGAATTGGGTGTAAAACCGTGGATGACGCTCTACCATTGGGATTTGCCGCAAGCGTTGGAAGACAAAGGCGGATGGGTCAATCGCGACATTCTGGGCCATTTTGCCGAATACACCGACTTGATGACGCGCAGGTTAGGTGACCGCGTCAAGGACTGGATGGTGCTGAATGAGCCGTTGGCATTCACGAGTTTGGGCTATTTGTTGGGCATTCATGCGCCAGGGCGCAGGAGCATCCGTGCATTTGTGCGCGCCTGCCACCATGCCGCCATGTGTCAGTCCGAAGGCGGCCGCATCATTCGCGCCAATGTGCCCAATGCCCACGTGGGCACGACCATCAGCGCGAGCCCGATCCATCCCAAGGAAGACAAGCCCAAACATATCGAGGCCGCCAAACGTGTCGATGCCTTGATCAACCGCATTTTCATCGATCCGGCATGCGGATTGGGTTATCCGACGGAGGATTTGCCCCTGATTCGCAGCATTCACAAACACATGGAGCCGGGCGATGCGGAAAAATTGGCCTTCGAATATGACTTCATCGGTCTGCAGTATTACACCCGCCAAGTCGTCAAATCCTCGCTAATTCCCTTCATCCGGGCCAATGTCGTCAAGCCCGTCAAGTTTGGCGTCGCAAAAGAGGACCTCACCGACATGGGCTGGGAAGTTTATCCCGAAGGCATCTACACGTTGCTGAAACGCTTCGCCGCCATGCCGACCGTGAAAAAAATCATCGTCACAGAAAACGGTGTCGCATTTCCCGATAAAGTCGACGGCGACCACATTCACGACCCGCGGCGCATCCAATTTCTCAAGGATTATCTTGCCCAAGTCCTGAAAGCCAAGCAAGAAGGCGTCAATGTCGCTGGCTATTTCGTCTGGAGCTTCATGGACAACTTCGAATGGGCAGAAGGCTATATGCCAAGATTTGGCTTGGTTCACGTCGATTACAAAACCCAGCAACGCCGCATCAAGGACTCAGGAAACTGGTTTTCAGAATTTATCAAGAAATGA
- a CDS encoding sigma-70 family RNA polymerase sigma factor, which yields MQKAQDTPTYELLRAQRGKAVQILYERYGRKLYSYALSSWHLDEDTAWDMIYETLYKTVEKIDSYEFNSEKKFGSFLFTIFCNNLRRHYRDNKKREEKLSFSTFNEQNFEASKSDPLMQTERKVQELMVEASMDAFREPDTAGDSLMQILDACLAKLPDWERVLLLLRSQDMPYTEIARYVHKPAEQLKVYHQRAKTKLEKLVEEALTSVGQD from the coding sequence TTGCTGAGAGCACAGCGCGGAAAGGCCGTGCAGATCTTGTATGAGCGGTATGGACGTAAACTATATTCCTATGCTTTGAGTTCTTGGCACCTCGACGAAGACACAGCTTGGGACATGATCTACGAGACTTTGTACAAGACCGTAGAGAAAATCGACAGCTACGAATTCAACTCGGAGAAAAAATTTGGCAGTTTTCTGTTCACGATCTTTTGCAACAACCTCCGTCGGCATTACCGCGACAACAAGAAGCGGGAAGAGAAGCTCAGTTTCAGCACATTCAATGAGCAGAACTTCGAGGCTTCCAAAAGTGATCCTTTGATGCAGACGGAACGGAAAGTGCAGGAGCTGATGGTGGAGGCCTCGATGGATGCCTTCCGTGAACCGGATACTGCGGGAGACTCGCTGATGCAGATTTTGGATGCTTGCCTTGCGAAATTGCCCGATTGGGAGCGTGTATTGCTCCTGTTGCGCAGCCAAGACATGCCCTACACCGAGATTGCAAGGTATGTGCACAAGCCTGCCGAGCAGTTGAAGGTCTACCATCAACGGGCTAAAACAAAATTGGAAAAGCTGGTCGAGGAGGCACTCACCTCCGTCGGTCAGGATTGA
- the ygiD gene encoding 4,5-DOPA dioxygenase extradiol, producing MPALFVGHGSPMNIVADNDFTRALRALGPKLPRPKAILVISAHWLTRGSFVTTSTKPATIHDFFGYPDELYKVSYPASGSPAFAKVVCDAIVKFDPMVDQDRGLDHGAYSVLMHLFPNADIPVLQLSIDRARSLEEVYRIGKLLQPLRAKGILVIGSGNITHNLGLMAKEEDAVVPEWAEEFDIRVKNFLERQDDKALINYSNWGKVSELAHPSNDHFLPLLYAIAMRGESDSLNFFHEGFSYGTLSMRSFQIG from the coding sequence ATGCCCGCCTTGTTTGTAGGTCATGGCAGCCCGATGAACATTGTCGCCGACAATGATTTCACACGCGCACTTCGGGCTTTGGGTCCGAAATTGCCGCGTCCTAAAGCTATTTTGGTCATTTCTGCGCATTGGTTGACCCGCGGTAGTTTTGTCACAACCAGCACAAAACCTGCAACCATCCATGATTTTTTTGGATACCCCGACGAATTGTACAAAGTGAGCTATCCAGCGTCAGGTTCACCGGCATTTGCCAAGGTAGTTTGCGATGCCATCGTGAAATTTGACCCGATGGTGGACCAGGATCGTGGTTTGGACCATGGTGCTTATTCCGTTTTGATGCATCTTTTCCCGAATGCCGATATTCCAGTGCTGCAACTAAGCATCGACCGCGCAAGAAGTCTGGAGGAAGTTTACCGCATCGGAAAGCTGCTGCAACCCCTCCGCGCCAAGGGTATTTTGGTGATCGGAAGTGGCAACATTACCCACAATCTGGGTCTGATGGCCAAGGAAGAAGATGCCGTCGTCCCGGAATGGGCAGAAGAGTTTGACATTCGTGTCAAAAATTTTCTGGAAAGACAAGACGACAAAGCCTTGATCAACTATTCCAATTGGGGCAAAGTCTCCGAATTGGCGCATCCTAGCAACGACCATTTTTTGCCTTTGCTGTATGCGATTGCTATGCGCGGAGAATCCGATTCACTCAATTTTTTCCACGAAGGATTCAGCTACGGCACATTGAGTATGCGAAGTTTCCAAATCGGATAA
- a CDS encoding ankyrin repeat domain-containing protein, whose protein sequence is MKILGYTRLCLLLLGGLLVLSSCRSHNAALLDAVERQEVGNVKRLLDGGAKADVLPEGGSMFPIESAAKGGNPAIVRLLLEAGALPDAAKGDKSPLWWAMLNGHQEAAVLLLDANAKFDGPAIDGISPFYFAVMQDYTELVTKMIARDADVYAPGPQGTPLHEAAENGNLPLVRLLVATGAEPNRINDLGESPIFLAVASAHWEVVEWMAAHGANINATNNLGQTVLHQCAAKSDSMAIIKLCVLKADPEIQNFVGECPLHVAAAKGNLPAARALIEDCHADLNPRDHHDLSPAGLAYREGQSAMVEFLTERGGRLR, encoded by the coding sequence TTGAAGATTTTGGGATACACGCGTCTCTGCTTGTTGCTTTTGGGAGGACTCCTTGTCCTATCCAGTTGTCGTTCGCACAATGCTGCCTTGTTGGATGCGGTCGAGCGGCAGGAGGTGGGCAATGTGAAACGCCTGCTTGATGGCGGAGCAAAGGCAGATGTCCTTCCCGAGGGCGGTTCCATGTTCCCGATCGAATCGGCCGCCAAAGGCGGAAATCCGGCGATCGTGAGGCTGTTGTTGGAGGCTGGCGCATTGCCCGATGCTGCAAAAGGAGACAAGTCTCCGCTGTGGTGGGCCATGCTCAACGGCCATCAGGAAGCCGCAGTCTTGCTCCTCGACGCGAATGCAAAGTTTGACGGTCCTGCCATCGACGGGATTTCGCCGTTTTACTTTGCTGTGATGCAAGACTATACCGAGCTGGTTACCAAAATGATCGCACGTGATGCGGATGTCTACGCGCCCGGTCCGCAAGGAACACCGCTGCATGAAGCTGCCGAAAATGGAAATCTACCGCTCGTGCGACTGCTCGTTGCGACAGGCGCGGAACCCAATCGCATCAATGACTTGGGCGAGTCGCCGATTTTTCTCGCCGTGGCAAGTGCGCATTGGGAGGTCGTCGAATGGATGGCGGCTCACGGCGCCAACATCAATGCGACCAACAATTTGGGGCAAACCGTTCTGCACCAATGCGCTGCAAAATCCGATTCGATGGCAATTATCAAGCTTTGTGTCTTGAAGGCAGATCCCGAAATCCAGAATTTTGTGGGCGAATGCCCGCTGCACGTCGCAGCTGCCAAGGGGAACCTTCCGGCCGCGCGCGCCCTCATTGAAGACTGCCACGCCGACCTCAATCCCCGCGATCACCACGATCTCAGCCCCGCCGGGCTCGCCTACCGTGAAGGCCAATCCGCCATGGTAGAATTCCTAACGGAAAGAGGAGGAAGACTTCGGTGA
- a CDS encoding DUF3089 domain-containing protein yields MKANSKIFAVTALVVSFSGLIAGCSFTKAPKKSWSEESCPVPPDYGNLENWAAHPEKKDFADGTPLPSLKDGQSESAVDVFFLHPTTLFGKKEWNGDLTDAKLNGRTEKTTIKHQASIFNGAGRVFAPRYRQMVLGAFFDNDDRVSNGKAFHTAYCDLKASFEYYMANFNQGRPVMIVAHSQGSAHAIHLLKDYFDDKPLQNQLVAAYIAGWPVPADTFSVLKPCSSPEQTGCFASWCSFEWGTAPKHPQWYDGATVVNPITWRMDTLPSELNSHKGTVMGSYDEVYEGALKTQVHGGYLWVTKPDVKGTSIISSNNFHIADYNLFWLDVRENAILRANTYLQENSAAK; encoded by the coding sequence ATGAAAGCTAATTCCAAAATCTTCGCAGTCACTGCCCTCGTTGTGTCATTTTCCGGTTTGATCGCCGGATGCAGTTTCACCAAAGCACCCAAAAAATCCTGGAGCGAGGAGTCATGCCCGGTTCCGCCCGATTACGGCAACCTCGAAAATTGGGCCGCACATCCTGAGAAAAAGGATTTCGCAGATGGAACTCCCCTCCCATCACTCAAGGATGGGCAATCAGAATCCGCAGTGGATGTATTTTTCCTCCATCCGACGACATTGTTTGGGAAAAAAGAATGGAATGGCGACTTGACGGATGCAAAACTTAATGGCCGCACTGAAAAAACGACCATCAAGCACCAAGCCAGCATCTTCAATGGTGCCGGGCGCGTCTTTGCTCCCCGATACCGCCAAATGGTCCTCGGCGCCTTTTTTGACAACGATGACCGCGTCTCCAACGGAAAAGCCTTTCATACAGCCTATTGCGACCTGAAAGCCAGTTTTGAGTATTACATGGCGAACTTCAACCAAGGTCGCCCGGTCATGATCGTCGCCCACAGTCAAGGTTCGGCGCATGCCATCCACTTGCTCAAGGACTATTTTGACGACAAGCCGCTTCAAAATCAATTGGTTGCGGCCTACATCGCCGGATGGCCGGTCCCGGCGGATACCTTTTCTGTGTTGAAGCCCTGTTCTTCGCCCGAGCAAACGGGCTGTTTCGCCTCATGGTGCAGCTTTGAATGGGGGACGGCGCCCAAACATCCGCAATGGTATGACGGTGCGACGGTCGTGAACCCGATCACGTGGCGGATGGATACGCTCCCCTCGGAACTGAATTCCCACAAAGGAACGGTGATGGGCAGCTACGATGAAGTTTATGAAGGCGCTCTAAAAACGCAAGTGCACGGTGGCTATCTCTGGGTCACCAAACCGGATGTCAAAGGAACAAGCATCATCAGCAGCAACAACTTCCACATCGCCGATTACAACCTGTTTTGGCTGGATGTGCGCGAAAATGCGATTCTCCGGGCCAACACGTATTTGCAAGAAAATTCGGCTGCAAAATAA